In Musa acuminata AAA Group cultivar baxijiao chromosome BXJ3-11, Cavendish_Baxijiao_AAA, whole genome shotgun sequence, one DNA window encodes the following:
- the LOC135652528 gene encoding nuclear transcription factor Y subunit B-4-like — MADNLGSSMESDGHHNYAGAASGDGGVKEQDRLLPIANVGRIMKQILPQNAKISKEAKETMQECVSEFISFVTGEASDKCHKEKRKTVNGDDICWALNTLGFDDYVEPMKRYLQKYREMEGDRAAGGGGHSTKASSSSDARDQPSAGAHFMFDPSERSKPSASRGF, encoded by the coding sequence ATGGCTGATAACCTGGGAAGCAGCATGGAGTCAGATGGCCATCATAACTACGCTGGCGCGGCTTCAGGCGACGGCGGAGTGAAGGAGCAAGACCGGCTGCTGCCCATCGCCAACGTGGGGAGGATCATGAAGCAGATCCTGCCCCAGAACGCCAAGATCTCCAAGGAGGCCAAGGAGACGATGCAGGAGTGCGTGTCGGAGTTCATTAGCTTCGTCACCGGCGAGGCCTCCGACAAGTGCCACAAGGAGAAGCGCAAGACCGTGAACGGCGACGACATCTGCTGGGCACTCAACACGTTGGGGTTCGACGACTATGTCGAGCCCATGAAAAGGTACTTGCAGAAGTACCGCGAGATGGAAGGTGATCGAGCTGCCGGTGGTGGCGGCCACAGCACCAAGGCAAGCAGCAGCTCCGATGCTCGAGATCAACCCTCCGCCGGTGCTCACTTCATGTTTGACCCCTCGGAAAGGAGTAAACCTTCTGCATCAAGGGGTTTCTAA
- the LOC103970489 gene encoding uncharacterized protein LOC103970489, translated as MNSVQSISLSNRGFLIGPTVTNARNSSLSWASYSNSTCLYAVPSIEFSQCKVCPRLVHSARKSERCAPVYASGKRGNSKSENEPFSWVSLKKAIGGFGRELTVQDMLREQARQRQFDGNGGDGISRGGGGDGSGGPEDEGFAGQFDEFLQVIMAVVGAALLYTLMIGGEELTRLTRDYIKYLFGAKPSVRLTRSMEKWCKFYKRIARKGIVKEDWLERKIVATPTL; from the exons ATGAATTCTGTTCAATCAATTTCCTTGTCTAATAGAGGTTTCCTTATTGGGCCCACTGTGACAAATGCAAGAAACTCTTCTTTATCTTGGGCCTCATACTCAAATTCTACATGCTTATATGCTGTTCCATCCATTGAGTTCTCTCAATGCAAGGTGTGTCCAAGATTAGTTCATAGTGCACGAAAGAGTGAAAGATGTGCTCCAGTTTATGCATCTGGGAAAAGGGGTAACTCCAAGAGTGAAAATGAG CCTTTTTCATGGGTATCACTGAAGAAAGCTATTGGAGGCTTTGGAAGAGAGCTAACAGTGCAGGATATGTTGAGAGAGCAAGCACGGCAAAGACAATTTGATGGAAATGGAGGTGATGGAATATCTCGTGGGGGTGGTGGCGATGGTTCTGGTGGTCCAGAAGATGAAGGTTTTGCAGGACAATTTGATGAATTCCTGCAAGTGATTATGGCAGTTGTTGGTGCGGCACTTTTG TATACCTTAATGATTGGTGGTGAGGAATTGACTCGTCTCACCAGAGACTATATCAAGTATCTTTTTGGGGCTAAGCCCAGCGTTCGCTTGACACGTTCCATGGAGAAATGGTGCAAGTTCTATAAAAGAATTGCTCGGAAGGGGATAGTAAAAGAGGATTGGTTGGAACGGAAAATCGTTGCCACACCCACATTGTGA
- the LOC135652439 gene encoding protein LATERAL BRANCHING OXIDOREDUCTASE 1-like, translating to MATKENSGTAVIEGRVEDVQELRRSHPMVIPARYVRDGNERPSPALSPGLPSMDVPVIDLSRLGSCSSKTPERESEMAKLAAACEGWGFFQVINHGVEHELLEKMEKLAKEFFMLPLEEKEKYPMPPGGIQGYGHAFVFSEEQKLDWCNMFALGLAPAFMRKPELWPSNPPSFSETLEKYSNSIRLLCETLLGFIAESLGLRRSFFNEMFGEAVQAVRMNYYPPCSRPDLVLGLTPHSDGSALTVLQQDTASVGLQILKDGAWLPVHPIANALVVNVGDTLEVLTNGKYKSVEHRAVTNRESDRLSMVTFYAPSYEIELGPVPELVNDKACLYRRYNHGEYSRHYITNKLEGKKRLEFAKIQTSL from the exons ATGGCAACGAAGGAGAATTCCGGCACTGCAGTGATCGAAGGCCGCGTCGAGGACGTTCAAGAGCTACGGCGCTCTCATCCGATGGTGATCCCTGCGCGCTACGTGCGAGATGGCAACGAGAGGCCTTCTCCTGCTCTCTCACCCGGCCTCCCTTCCATGGACGTCCCCGTGATCGACTTATCGAGGCTgggcagctgcagcagcaaaaCACCAGAGCGTGAATCGGAGATGGCAAAGCTCGCTGCTGCCTGCGAAGGGTGGGGCTTCTTCCAG GTAATCAACCATGGAGTGGAGCATGAGCTGCTAGAGAAGATGGAGAAGCTGGCCAAGGAGTTCTTCATGCTGCCtttggaggagaaggagaagtacCCGATGCCACCCGGTGGGATTCAGGGTTACGGCCACGCCTTCGTCTTCTCGGAGGAGCAGAAGCTGGACTGGTGCAACATGTTTGCGCTGGGCCTCGCGCCTGCCTTCATGAGAAAGCCTGAACTATGGCCCTCGAATCCACCTTCCTTCAG CGAGACACTGGAGAAGTACTCCAACAGCATAAGACTACTATGTGAGACACTGCTCGGCTTCATCGCCGAGAGCCTCGGCCTCCGCCGCAGCTTCTTCAACGAGATGTTTGGGGAGGCCGTGCAAGCTGTGAGGATGAACTACTACCCGCCATGTTCGAGGCCGGACCTCGTTCTGGGGCTGACCCCGCACTCCGACGGCAGCGCCCTCACCGTCCTGCAGCAAGACACAGCATCCGTCGGCCTGCAGATCCTCAAAGACGGCGCCTGGCTTCCCGTCCATCCCATAGCCAACGCCCTCGTGGTCAACGTCGGCGACACGCTCGAG GTGCTCACGAACGGCAAGTACAAGAGCGTGGAACACCGAGCGGTGACCAACCGGGAGAGCGACAGGCTCTCCATGGTCACATTCTACGCTCCCAGCTACGAGATCGAATTGGGTCCCGTTCCTGAACTGGTGAATGACAAGGCATGCTTGTATAGGAGATACAATCATGGCGAGTACAGTCGCCACTACATCACCAACAAGCTGGAAGGGAAGAAGAGGTTGGAATTTGCCAAGATTCAGACTAGTCTCTGA
- the LOC135652818 gene encoding protein LATERAL BRANCHING OXIDOREDUCTASE 1-like, translated as MAPVLCSSTSSEITIGEVEDIQELRRARPTAVPERYVRDTNERPALSTILPSSLSVPVIDLSKLVCGTKRQSQEEMAKLTAACEEWGFFQVINHGIEKELLETMERVAKEFFMLPLEEKEKYPMAPGTIQGYGHAFVFSEDQKLDWCNMLALGVEPAFIRKPHLWPTNPANLSYTLEKYSKSIRRLCQILLMFISRSLGLSPNYFDEMFGVAVQAVRMNYYPPCSRPDLVLGLSPHSDGSALTVLQQDTASVGLQILKDNAWVPVHPIADALVINIGDTIEVLTNGRYRSVEHRAITNKETDRLSVVTFYAPSYDVELGPVPELVNDQQPCRYRRFNHGEYSRHYVTNKLQGKKTLEFAKIQTSY; from the exons ATGGCTCCGGTGTTGTGCTCTAGCACGAGTTCTGAGATCACGATCGGAGAGGTCGAAGACATCCAGGAGCTGCGGCGAGCTCGGCCGACGGCCGTCCCCGAGAGGTACGTGCGGGACACGAACGAGCGGCCGGCTCTGTCGACTATCCTCCCCTCCTCTCTGAGTGTCCCTGTCATCGACTTATCGAAGCTGGTCTGCGGCACCAAAAGACAGAGCCAGGAAGAGATGGCAAAGCTCACCGCTGCCTGCGAGGAGTGGGGCTTCTTCCAG GTGATCAACCATGGGATAGAGAAAGAGTTGCTGGAGACCATGGAGAGGGTGGCGAAGGAGTTCTTCATGCTACCtttggaggagaaggagaagtatCCAATGGCGCCAGGCACGATTCAGGGGTACGGCCATGCCTTCGTCTTCTCGGAGGATCAGAAGCTGGACTGGTGCAACATGCTTGCACTTGGTGTGGAGCCTGCCTTCATTAGAAAGCCTCATCTCTGGCCTACAAACCCAGCTAATTTAAG CTACACATTGGAGAAGTACTCGAAAAGCATACGAAGGCTCTGCCAGATTTTGCTcatgttcatatcgaggagccttGGATTGAGCCCAAACTACTTCGACGAGATGTTCGGCGTGGCGGTGCAGGCCGTAAGGATGAACTACTACCCTCCATGCTCGAGGCCAGACCTCGTTCTGGGGCTCAGCCCTCACTCCGATGGCAGCGCCCTGACCGTGCTGCAGCAAGACACGGCATCCGTCGGCCTGCAAATTCTCAAAGACAACGCCTGGGTGCCCGTCCACCCCATCGCCGATGCTCTCGTCATCAACATCGGTGACACGATCGAG GTCCTGACGAATGGCAGGTACAGGAGCGTGGAGCACAGAGCCATCACCAACAAAGAGACCGACAGGCTCTCGGTGGTCACCTTCTATGCTCCGAGCTACGACGTCGAGTTGGGCCCTGTTCCTGAGCTCGTCAATGACCAGCAGCCATGCAGGTACAGGCGATTCAATCATGGCGAGTACAGTCGCCACTACGTCACCAACAAGCTGCAGGGCAAGAAGACCCTGGAATTTGCCAAGATTCAGACAAGCTACTGA
- the LOC135652323 gene encoding sugar transport protein MST3-like has translation MVAASEESKTIEHPWSNVMQRKYRAQLTMAVLIPFFQQLTGINVIMFYAPVSFETIGFGDNVSLPHVRCDQWPRQCLRHLFVSIATVDKSGRRRLFLQAGARMFISQLSKLTTTQILLSAQ, from the coding sequence ATGGTTGCGGCCAGCGAGGAGTCGAAGACGATCGAGCACCCTTGGAGCAACGTAATGCAGAGGAAGTATAGGGCTCAGCTCACCATGGCTGTCCTCATCCCCTTCTTCCAGCAACTCACTGGCATTAACGTCATCATGTTCTATGCCCCGGTGTCGTTCGAGACCATCGGCTTCGGCGATAATGTCTCCCTCCCTCATGTCCGCTGTGATCAGTGGCCTCGTCAATGTCTTCGCCACCTTTTTGTCTCCATCGCGACCGTGGATAAGTCGGGAAGGCGCCGACTCTTTCTGCAGGCCGGTGCACGAATGTTCATTAGTCAGCTATCAAAGCTGACGACCACACAAATATTGCTGAGTGCACAGTAA
- the LOC135652827 gene encoding nucleolar protein 56-like, whose amino-acid sequence MVEAEETLQSLAEDERRALRASKFAPLPLPPSSSSRSQPRLAHPSGPMTTNKAAALAKFLERKLQHPDGLNSLDPNLVELAVKNAKETVVASKGMSSTLGSKIRHVASFEDSVENLEEDDDKEEEKQQKKRKKNKKKKKTKATQSSKAHKTAKRKKPKL is encoded by the exons ATGGTGGAAGCAGAGGAGACTCTCCAGTCTCTCGCCGAAGACGAGCGTCGCGCGCTTCGCGCGAGCAAATTTGCGCCGCTACCCTTACCGCCGTCGTCTTCCTCACGATCCCAGCCCAG ATTGGCTCACCCAAGTGGACCTATGACAACTAATAAGGCTGCCGCCTTAGCAAAGTTTCTTGAGAGAAAGCTTCAACATCCTGATGGACTTAACTCTTTGGATCCTAATCTTGTTGAACTAGCTGTAAAAAATGCAAAAGAAACAGTGGTTGCTAGTAAAG GGATGTCTTCAACTTTGGGAAGTAAAATACGGCATGTTGCTTCTTTTGAGGACTCCGTTGAG AATTTGGAAGAAGACGATgataaagaagaagagaaacagcaaaagaaaaggaagaagaacaagaagaagaagaagacaaag GCCACGCAAAGCTCAAAAGCGCATAAGACTGCAAAACGGAAGAAGCCCAAATTGTGA